In Vibrio lentus, a single genomic region encodes these proteins:
- a CDS encoding beta-galactosidase — translation MKAFSNIIQRRDWENPQSVNIHCLNAHSPLSSYRSLEHARDGIESQRKSLNGQWKFKYFDAPEQVDGEFIETSFNDSQWDEITVPSNWQMQGYDKPIYANVKYPFEVNPPFVPAENPTGCYRTQITLTKNDLKNTQRIIFDGVNSAFHLWCNGNWVGYSQDSRLPAEFDLTQYLTVGDNTLSVMVIRWCDGSYLEDQDMWWLSGIFRDVTLLAKPKQCIEDVFVTPNLDACYRDGSLSIVTKITAPDTYQVQVQLFDGENAVTEPLIDRPHNRRIDERGTYDDVVFQTLHVRDPKKWSAEVPNLYRIVVSLLDEQGNYLESEAYQVGFRKVEMTDAQLKLNGKPLLIRGVNRHEHHPELGHVMTEEDMIRDICLMKQYNFNAVRTAHYPNHPRWYELCDEYGLYVCDEANIETHGMQPMNRLSADPQWAHAYMSRYTQMVMRDKNHASIIIWSLGNESGYGSSHNAMYAWSKQYDPSRPVQYEGGGSNTTATDIIAPMYARVNSTIEDDAVPKWSIKKWVSLPNEQRPLILCEYAHAMGNSLGSFNDYWDAFREYPRLQGGFIWDWVDQGLSQWDENGEHFWAYGGDFGDIINDRQFCINGLIFPDRSVHPTLEEAKYCQRMINVTLAEQTEDQCRLTVTNENLFRATDNEILRWQLLENGIVIQSGQQVLSVAEDSKQDLVIDLAFTPKAQAEYHLNTDITLTHSTKWAEEGHVCATEQFALRNHAGLQFPSTANALAPKLNQQDNKVVVSSLDETHQWQWDTKSGLLTHWIVDGQPQVIKAPVDNFYRAPLDNDIGISEIDNIDPNAWVCRWELAGIGQWERQCTSCVVQALADSVQVTSVFAYQFNGQIQAITKWQYTLNSLGEMNIAIDVNLADHLPPMPRIGLEMELPLPLETANETPVSWQGLGPFENYPDRLAAARFGLHKQTLDQMHTPYIFPTDSGLRCGTKNLNVGNIGIKGDFSFSVSQYSQRQLTDAKHTNDLTREEKIYVRVDHQHMGVGGDDSWSPSVHQEFQLTDNQYRYQVTLTSAS, via the coding sequence ATGAAGGCATTTTCAAACATCATCCAAAGACGCGATTGGGAAAACCCACAGTCTGTGAATATCCACTGCCTTAATGCGCACAGCCCATTATCAAGCTACCGCAGCCTTGAGCACGCTCGAGACGGCATTGAGTCACAACGCAAATCTCTTAATGGGCAATGGAAGTTCAAATACTTTGATGCACCTGAACAAGTTGACGGTGAATTTATCGAAACAAGTTTCAATGACTCACAATGGGACGAGATTACCGTACCATCGAACTGGCAAATGCAAGGCTACGATAAACCTATCTACGCCAACGTAAAATACCCATTTGAAGTGAACCCACCGTTTGTACCGGCAGAAAACCCAACCGGTTGTTACCGCACTCAAATTACGTTGACTAAAAATGACCTAAAGAACACCCAACGTATTATCTTTGATGGCGTCAATTCCGCTTTTCATCTTTGGTGTAATGGCAATTGGGTTGGGTACAGCCAAGATAGCCGCTTACCTGCCGAGTTCGACTTAACTCAGTATCTAACTGTTGGCGATAATACACTGTCTGTTATGGTGATACGTTGGTGTGATGGTAGCTATTTGGAAGACCAAGATATGTGGTGGCTAAGCGGTATTTTCCGTGATGTGACCTTGCTAGCTAAACCAAAGCAGTGCATTGAAGATGTGTTCGTTACGCCTAATTTAGACGCATGCTATCGCGATGGTTCACTGTCTATTGTCACCAAAATTACGGCACCAGACACTTACCAAGTTCAGGTTCAACTGTTTGACGGTGAAAACGCAGTAACTGAGCCGCTTATCGATCGCCCTCATAATCGACGAATTGACGAGCGTGGCACCTACGACGATGTGGTATTCCAAACTCTTCATGTTCGAGATCCGAAGAAATGGAGCGCAGAAGTTCCAAACCTCTACAGAATTGTCGTGTCATTGCTCGATGAACAAGGTAACTACCTAGAAAGTGAAGCTTATCAAGTTGGCTTCCGTAAAGTCGAAATGACAGACGCTCAGCTAAAGCTAAACGGCAAACCGCTATTGATTCGCGGCGTAAACCGTCATGAGCATCACCCAGAATTGGGGCATGTGATGACGGAAGAAGATATGATCCGTGATATCTGCTTAATGAAGCAATACAACTTCAATGCTGTGCGCACGGCTCACTACCCTAATCATCCTCGATGGTACGAACTGTGTGATGAATACGGTTTATATGTGTGTGATGAAGCAAACATCGAGACTCACGGCATGCAGCCGATGAACCGATTATCTGCCGATCCACAATGGGCACACGCGTATATGAGTCGCTATACACAAATGGTGATGCGTGATAAAAACCACGCTTCTATTATCATTTGGTCTTTAGGGAATGAATCCGGATACGGCAGCAGCCACAATGCGATGTATGCATGGTCAAAACAGTATGACCCTTCTCGCCCAGTTCAGTACGAAGGCGGCGGTTCAAACACCACAGCAACCGACATCATTGCTCCAATGTACGCACGTGTTAACAGCACTATCGAAGACGATGCGGTTCCGAAATGGTCTATCAAGAAATGGGTTTCTTTACCTAATGAGCAACGCCCGCTGATCCTTTGCGAATACGCGCACGCAATGGGTAACAGCCTAGGTAGCTTTAATGATTACTGGGATGCATTCCGAGAATACCCTCGCCTACAAGGCGGTTTCATCTGGGATTGGGTTGACCAAGGATTAAGTCAGTGGGATGAGAACGGTGAACACTTCTGGGCTTATGGTGGAGACTTTGGCGACATCATCAACGACCGTCAGTTCTGTATCAACGGTTTGATCTTCCCAGATCGCAGCGTACATCCGACCTTAGAAGAGGCGAAATACTGCCAGAGAATGATCAATGTTACGTTAGCAGAGCAAACTGAAGATCAATGCCGCCTAACGGTAACCAATGAAAACCTGTTCCGAGCGACTGACAATGAAATCTTACGCTGGCAATTGCTCGAAAATGGCATCGTGATTCAATCAGGGCAACAAGTATTATCCGTTGCTGAAGATAGTAAACAAGACCTGGTAATTGACCTTGCTTTCACGCCAAAAGCACAAGCCGAATATCATCTCAACACCGATATTACCCTGACTCATTCAACCAAGTGGGCAGAAGAAGGCCATGTTTGTGCGACGGAGCAATTTGCTTTACGAAACCATGCTGGCTTGCAATTCCCTAGCACTGCAAATGCTTTGGCTCCTAAGTTAAATCAGCAAGACAATAAAGTGGTCGTGTCTAGTCTAGATGAAACACATCAATGGCAATGGGATACAAAGAGTGGATTGTTGACCCACTGGATCGTTGATGGGCAACCGCAAGTTATCAAGGCACCTGTCGATAACTTCTATCGCGCGCCACTTGATAACGATATTGGTATCAGTGAGATAGACAACATCGACCCAAATGCATGGGTTTGTCGTTGGGAACTTGCAGGCATTGGTCAATGGGAACGTCAGTGTACAAGTTGTGTAGTGCAAGCACTCGCAGACTCAGTACAAGTGACGTCAGTATTCGCCTACCAATTTAATGGCCAAATCCAAGCGATTACAAAATGGCAATACACCTTAAATAGCTTAGGTGAAATGAATATCGCGATTGATGTCAACTTAGCCGATCACTTACCACCGATGCCGCGCATTGGTCTTGAGATGGAGCTGCCGTTACCACTCGAAACAGCCAATGAAACTCCAGTTTCGTGGCAGGGATTAGGTCCTTTTGAAAACTATCCAGACCGTTTGGCCGCTGCTCGCTTCGGTTTACATAAACAGACACTGGATCAGATGCACACGCCGTATATATTCCCAACCGATAGCGGTTTACGTTGCGGAACCAAAAACTTGAATGTTGGAAATATCGGGATCAAAGGCGATTTTTCATTCAGTGTGAGTCAGTACAGCCAACGACAATTAACGGATGCTAAGCATACCAATGACCTGACTCGTGAAGAGAAAATCTATGTACGCGTAGATCACCAACATATGGGCGTTGGTGGTGATGATTCTTGGAGTCCAAGTGTTCACCAAGAGTTTCAACTCACCGACAATCAATATCGTTATCAGGTTACGCTGACAAGCGCATCGTAA
- a CDS encoding substrate-binding domain-containing protein, protein MATIKDVAKEAGVSIATTSRVINNAPHTSETAITAVKAAMEKLGYRPNANARALVSKSSNAIGVLVNDVSAPFFGSMIKAIDTVASEQEKQLLIGSGYHDATKERNAINLLINSRCESLVVHSKGISDEELVKLANEVPGMVLINRIVPDIENRCIALDNRRGSYIATEYLIKNGHKHIGYICSSHDIEDAHDRLGGYLDALKDHGIESNDEYIEYGEPDELGGEQAMVNLMAKNTDITAIATYNDYMAAGCLALLQENGVRIPEDMSVIGFDDGHIARFIYPRLTTIRYPIQVMANQAVKLSLQLASDERKEHPEHKLFMPILVRRASVRNIN, encoded by the coding sequence ATGGCTACCATTAAAGATGTTGCGAAGGAAGCAGGCGTATCAATCGCGACCACCTCTCGAGTAATCAACAATGCACCTCACACCAGTGAAACCGCAATTACGGCGGTAAAAGCCGCTATGGAAAAACTCGGCTATCGCCCAAATGCCAACGCCCGTGCATTGGTCAGCAAATCTTCAAACGCGATTGGTGTACTGGTTAATGATGTTTCTGCCCCGTTCTTCGGCTCGATGATCAAAGCCATTGATACCGTGGCAAGTGAGCAAGAAAAACAGTTACTGATTGGCAGTGGATATCATGACGCGACCAAAGAGCGTAATGCGATTAACCTGCTTATTAACAGCCGCTGCGAATCACTAGTGGTGCATAGCAAAGGCATTAGCGACGAAGAGTTAGTCAAGCTGGCAAACGAAGTACCCGGCATGGTGCTGATCAATCGTATTGTTCCCGATATCGAAAACCGCTGTATTGCTCTCGACAACCGCCGCGGCTCTTACATCGCGACTGAGTATTTGATTAAAAACGGCCACAAACACATTGGCTACATCTGCTCGAGTCACGATATTGAGGATGCTCACGACCGCTTAGGTGGCTATTTGGATGCATTGAAAGATCACGGTATTGAATCGAACGATGAGTACATAGAATATGGTGAACCTGACGAGCTCGGCGGTGAGCAAGCTATGGTTAACTTAATGGCAAAAAACACAGATATAACTGCCATTGCCACGTATAACGACTACATGGCAGCAGGCTGTTTGGCGTTATTACAAGAAAATGGCGTTCGTATTCCAGAAGATATGTCTGTTATTGGGTTTGATGACGGCCACATTGCTCGCTTCATCTACCCCCGGTTGACCACCATTCGTTACCCAATCCAAGTCATGGCTAATCAAGCGGTTAAGCTCTCTCTGCAACTCGCAAGTGACGAACGTAAAGAGCACCCGGAACATAAGCTATTTATGCCAATTTTAGTCCGCAGAGCCTCTGTTCGAAACATTAATTGA